The following are encoded in a window of Mesobacillus boroniphilus genomic DNA:
- a CDS encoding STAS domain-containing protein produces MRIPILKLDDCLLVSIQWELDDQTALQFQEDLLHKIHETSANGVVIDLTSIDFIDSFIAKVLGDVINMSKLMGAIVVITGIQPAVAITLIELGIGLDDVLTALDLEKGLEKLQQELGE; encoded by the coding sequence GTGAGAATACCTATCCTAAAACTGGATGATTGTCTTTTAGTCTCCATTCAATGGGAGCTTGATGACCAGACTGCTCTTCAATTTCAAGAGGACTTGCTCCACAAGATTCATGAGACAAGTGCCAATGGAGTCGTCATTGATTTAACCTCCATCGACTTCATCGACTCATTTATCGCCAAGGTCCTTGGGGATGTTATCAATATGTCCAAGCTCATGGGTGCGATAGTGGTCATTACCGGAATCCAGCCTGCTGTTGCCATAACGCTAATTGAATTAGGTATCGGCCTTGATGATGTCCTAACTGCATTAGATTTAGAAAAAGGTTTGGAGAAATTACAACAGGAATTGGGGGAATAG
- a CDS encoding anti-sigma regulatory factor, which translates to MDIQSCVTIINEWDIVAARQLGRNVAKELGFGTVDQARITTAISELARNIYLYAGKGQICIDKLYDGGKAGLRINAVDSGPGIKEIRQVMEDGFSTSGGLGAGLPGVKRLMDEFDIDSTPGQGTQIKATKWLR; encoded by the coding sequence ATGGACATCCAATCCTGCGTTACGATCATTAACGAATGGGACATCGTCGCAGCGCGCCAGCTTGGACGGAATGTTGCGAAGGAGCTTGGTTTTGGAACAGTTGACCAGGCGCGAATCACCACCGCCATCAGTGAATTGGCCAGAAATATCTACTTGTACGCCGGCAAGGGGCAGATTTGCATCGATAAATTATATGACGGCGGTAAAGCGGGATTGCGAATCAACGCAGTGGACAGCGGCCCAGGTATAAAAGAAATACGCCAAGTCATGGAAGATGGCTTTTCAACATCAGGAGGACTAGGAGCAGGCCTTCCCGGAGTGAAGCGTCTTATGGATGAATTCGACATAGACTCAACTCCCGGACAAGGAACACAAATCAAAGCAACTAAATGGCTCCGTTAG